TATTGtaacgaaggaaaaaaaactgaatttGCCTCTTGGGCGTGCTTTTACGTATCTACGGATAGGTATAGATAATGAGTGTATTTGCCGCCTAGTcctcccattttttttttgtcggaggacacctttttttacatttgaaTCTCCCCATGAATCATGCCAAACGTGTGACGGTGTTTACACACAAGTAGTGTGTTTATAAtggaattataaaaaataaaaaccatgaAACCATGAACTGAAATCAGCTGCACTCTGTGTACTTACTTTAGGCAAGACGGCAAGCGGCTAGCGAAAACGAAGAAAGCATTACATGCGTATGATTTTCCAGTACTTTTATTGTATTTTCATTTATATAATAAGCAAGTCGAATGAATGTTGTAAAATGACACCGCACCATCATACTACTAAACGCTAGTTTTTGGTTGCTTGCCCCCGCCGCTCGTTTGCTCACCGCACGCGGAAAGGGTTTTGCAcaaaatttgaatatttgtcCCATTTTAATATTCtaatttccttttctttaCGGTATTGCTCTATCTACGGTAGGTGCTGTGCTGGCGAAAGGGCCGAGATATTACCCGTACAGCAATGACATTCACGACAACATTTAAATAGATACTACACAGTGTGTAATGATGATGAACAAATTTTGGTGGCCGAGATAGAATGTTTTCCCAATTGCCGGGGgaatttcgtttcgtttacCACCCACCGTTTCAGCTATAGCATGACGTTATTGTAAATaattttcaccattttttCGCATATTAGATAGATCATGCGCTCGTTTTTGCGCCGCACCAAACATTCCAAACGTTACAGAATCGCAGAATGGAAGTAGTTGGATGAGTTTGAGTTcaatttgcttgtttttttttttcgtgtagctttatataattttgcaagtaTATTTCCGTTCCCTATTCGGtattacatacacacatacaaaaacgaGTGCTAAATTTATTCACATCTAAATTCGTCAAAAAATTGCTAAACGAGCTAAACCCCAATAGCGGTTCCTCTCCCTTCTTGGTGGTGTTGGGTGCATATAACAGTGAAAATTTGCCTTTAAATGCATATAAACGCCTACAACATGgtacatgaaaaaataaacacacatcgAATGCAAGCAATAGGATGGCTGCAAAATACAACGCTTAATGAATGAAGATGAGTTACACACACTGTACTAGAAGTACCTACTACTTTGGTTTGGTCGACTGCCACCAGATTTCACCCCAAGCTCTCAAGTTCTCAGGTTTGCCTCATTCTAAATACAATTATACTAGTTGTAAATGCAAATGCGCTTATttatgtgggtgtgtgtgtgtttcttaaTTGCTATGTTGCTATACCCTTATTGACGCTTAGCGATGCTGCCCAGAAAGAATCTTGCTCGTGTGTGGATGGGTTTGTCCCTCTACCACCCTCTCGACGTTACACAATATTAATCGTATCGAGTTTGGTGGATGCTTCATCAAGCACCATCGGTTGAGACACTGGGAAAGATGAGCGGGAATGTGTGCACAGTACAATTGGGGCGATATTTTAAaggggggaaagaaaaaaaaatgtaaattgtATTGTAGTAAACGGTCGCCGAAATGCAGCtgcgattttgtttttgtttgtcaaaCTTACACACGAAATGCATGCATGTATCACTTCTCAAGACGAACACGAGACtggacaaaaaacaaaacaaaaaacaacccccaaacaaacacacgcacgtggGAGCTCCCATGACACGCTGGTTAGTAGTCGCAAATGGTTTGAAGCCGTAAATGCTTGCGCATCTGCTTATCCGCTTTCAATggtttgaaaatttaaatggacAAAAAATGGAACGTACGAGCACACCATCCCAAATCGGTTGCCGGATGTAAGTGATGGtagtaaaagcaaaacaacaaactcacaACTCACGTATGGGACGAACGCTACACGATCACAAGATGttgtattaaattaaataaaaatgcacACTCTCGCCCTTCCGATGCAGCTGTTTTGTACGCATTTGGGAAGGGACAGAACATTGGtgcctccccccctcccttcccttggttgcatgcaaaaaaggccaacgaaaaaagaaatagGATAAAACGCGGTCACTCGGCACCGGGGTACGGCTGTCGAGGTTCGTCGTCTACTTGGTCTTCTTACTAGCGCCGCCAGCTGTGGCCGCCCGCAGCTGCTTCAGCTCCTTGGTCCAGATCAGATTGTTAAAGAACTCGCCCAGCAGGTACAGGCCGACGCAAAAGCCGAGACTGACGGCGAAGAACAGGATGCGCTGGGGTAGATTCAGCACGTCCAGCACCGGGTACACCCAGATGCCGCCAAAGTGGCGCACCACGTGCAGCCAGCCGAGGTACGAGGCCATAAAGATGCCCAGCCCGGTAAGGCCGGCCTTGCGCGACGGATACTGCCGGAAGCTGGTGCAAATCTCGATCACCATGAAGATCACGATGTTGGTATGCATGACGTGATTGAGCCAGCTGGAAAGGTGGAAAGTTGTAttaaagcaagaaaaacaacgaGGAAAGCAAACGCAAATACCCAGGAAATACGGCATCCAGTGCCTTCGGGAAGACGAGCTCGCGGTCGATCGCCATAAGCGTCCAGAAGGTAACACCGACATTGAGCGCCACCGGGAAAGCGAACGCAGCCAGCATGTAGTCCTTCAGCTTGCGGATGAGTGGCATCCGCTTCGGGGCGACCTCGTTGGTACCGATGAAATCATTCAGCAGACAAATGGTGAAGTAAACTGCTTGTAGAATCTGAAAGCAAAGTTGCATAGGAAAGGACTCTGTTTTAGTGAAAGTTTGGATAAATTGAGCAGGTATATGAGAGTGAAAGGCATCATCAACGGATCAAGGCTCCCGACGGCACGTACCGCATCCCATACGGTGAGAAACTTCAGCTTGCCACCAAACTCTCCGCCCGGTCGCAGCATGCCGGGTGGAAAGTGGACGTACGTAAAATCGTAGTAAATGCCGTACGAAAACTGTACCGCCACGATGAAGTGCATCAGCGTACGGAGTGCACCGTAAACGCCGCGCTGATAGCCATCGCTAGACTTGGATTTGGCCATCGCTGATTAGAGGATGATTCAATCGCTCTCGAGGTGATATAATTTCTTTTGccctttttgtatttttcttataGCTGCACTTTCCTCAAACGGGCGACGACCGAGAACACTTGAGgcggtacagcagcagcagcagcagttccttCTTCACACTGGCGGCGGGTTTGTATCACTGACGAGTGCCGCGCTGTAGATGACTGTGCATCTTTCCGCAAAGAGGGTCCTAAAAGCGGCGGGCGGTTGATTATCTTGACGCCACCGATAGGCTGAAGCTGGAGCAATCAAACACACTGAACTTTGACCGCCCGGGAGGGGAGAAGGTAGCTCTAATAAAAAGTGGGCCCCCGTCAGACGAGTAGAAAACAACGTCGCTCCGTCTGTAGGCCTGTGTGCGTGATTGTTGACATTTTCAGCCTGACTTTTTGACAGCTGGCAGTTAGCCCTTCCgaacgagcgagagagagagagagaaaagagaggcAGGCGTGCGCAATTCGGCGCTTTCTGAAAAATTACCCCCCGAGACGGCTGCACAAATAAACAAAGTGTTCCGTccccaacaccaccacccctTATAACGCTGTGAAATGCTGTGATTGATTGCAAACTAGCAAACATTTAGTGAAAGAGTATgctgtaaaaaaacaacaacaacgcatCCCATACAAAGGGTTGTTCATTAGTCATTTGCTGTATCTCGTACGGATCGAAGTGCCTTCAAGTCGAACATTTGCCTGTGCAAAAAGTGCAAAATACTATCGACTATTGGTTCACGGTTCAGTGCTCAGTGCTTCCTCATCGATAGTGCTTGCCCCGCCGTATCAGCTGATTCGGTCGTTGGAATGCACGCAAAGTTCGCTGAACTCTCTCACCGCCTTGGTTGATTTCTTGTGAACGGAGAGGAAAGCGGAAGAATCGGTGAGTATTGTTTTTTAATCTTGCATCCTCTCGGCGTAATGAGTTTCTGCGTGCCGAAGTTGATTTGATTGTATTTTTAGAGAGAAAAGACCTTTCCCTTGACGTCGATAAAATAAGCATTTGGTGGTTGgtgtaaaaacacacaccatgGTGTCGAACACTGTAGCAAAGTTGTTCGCCAATTTGTTATTACTGTCTATTGCTATCAAATTGTAATCATTTTGGTTAGCTTCATTTCATGTTCataattttatatttctttGACTTAAATCAGATTCAACAAAAAGAGGTTTTATCGCCAAATAACCAAATGATAGTAAAAAGTTGATGCTTATAGGGGGCAGTACGGATGGGAATCTAACTCTATCCGGTTTTGTAGAGACCGGCACGTTTGCCCAATAGCCCAGTGGTTGGCAAAGTACCGTTCAAACGTCATATATACTGCTGTTTAATTAATGATGGCAACTCTTTTCCCTTCTTAGAACTATCATGGAGCAGATTAGTGTTGGCCAAAACTGATTCAagttcatgaatctgaatgaatctttgaaataattcaatgaatctgaatctcggttgcaaagattcatgaatctccaaagattcatgaatctcagaATATTCACGAATCTTGAAAGATTTGTCAATCTCCAATTTGTTCATGTATCTCTAAAGAAACAAGGCTCaagaatctcgaaagatttatgaatttcGTAAgaaatctcgaaagattcactAATCTCTAggtattcatgaatctgaattcATTCATAcgtctccaaagattcatagagcttgagcttctcatattcttcttcttggcgtaacaACCCACGTGGTCATGCCAGCTATACAGGCTTTTGGAAATTCTTGGCAAATCCACGTAGCCAGACAGTTTGTTTTTCTgcggggagacggtccataCGAGGTTTGAACTCACAGTAGGCACGCTATTTGGCGGATCGCGCGGTTGGTGGATGATACGTGAATCCCTGGAgatatatgaattttaatgcatttatttatctGTTAGACTCATGAATCCTTGAAGATTAAATTATCTTTCGATATTGTAGAATAACGAATCTTTGAAGAGTCGATTCGAGATTCgaaacactcatgactgaagattcatatgaatgagtCTCAACAAAGGATTCATGCAACCGAACATTAGAGCAGATGGGTTTAAACAGTTTTTCCCTATACATCGAACTTTATCGGTATTTTTATATGATTTTGTCTTTGATGCCATATGGTTTGCCGGTCTCCAAACAATACACCAATTGTTTAAAAcaatgaagaagaagtgtaaacattgttaatgttagtttgtttatttgtttgtatttaaCAAACATACACTGTAAAAATGCTATCCATTCACTATGTGAAATAGTGCAAACTGTTATTACTTTTTTGGTTTATTATATGATTATAAAACCGCATAATATTGAGAATATATAGAATTGGACGACCATATTTGACCTCCAGATACTGGTGAGTTGGGTGAATCATTGAAAATTGTAccatttttaaaagaaaaaaaccctccaaagGCAATTTACTCCGTCGACAGTAACAGATTAGGTCCGAACTAGGACTATTTGATTGGCTTGATTCGATTAATTATTGAAGGACGACTATCCATCCCCCAGTCTAAGGAAGTTGTGTCGGTCTGGAACAGTCTCGAGCAGCAGAGCTTATCAAAGCTGCTTAAAGACACCCGGATAGTTATTAAGGAGGAACGGTCACGTCATGCTACTTAAATATACCTTCTGAATATGTAATAATTAACCAAAGTTTCTATGTGAATTATTAATCGTTGTTGATGATAGATAACATTTTAAGacattttaagaaaaaaatcaaacgttGTGCAAGTCGGTTACAAATTTGTCTGCAAATGTAAAACTATTCGTTGTGTTTAAAGTGCTTTAAGAAAGAGTCTTGTGGATTGAATGAAACATGTACCCGTTGAGATTTTATACCGGCCCTCAAAATGCTGCAGAGAGCGCGTTTAAAGAAAAACCATTCATTTCTTCGTTCGTTTCCGTAATCTACCAACACCGACCACTACATTTTATTGTAGACTCTATAAAAACAGCCGGTATCCGCATCGTGTTGTGTGGAATGTTACCtttgcgcaaacacacactcacacaacccAGGCCAAGGTGTTTCTGGTGTTTTGATAGCATATGGTTACCATCAAGTGTGGGCGCAACCGTGGTGCATGTGTCACGGATCACGGGCgttctgtttgtttgcgaGAGGTAATCTTGACAAGCGCACCATGGCGGgcaagtgtgtgtgctttCCGCTGGATGTAGTAAGTGCACCAATCAACAGCACAGCATCGTTACATTTTgcttatcttcttttttttttgttttcgttcacCTTTTGCCAACCGGATCCAGTGAGGGAAGGTAATAATGATGGGCCCTTCTTGCTTGACCGAGGTCAGGTGTCACTGTTGGGTGGAATGATGTTTTGAATATATAGCTTCAGCTCGAGCGGTCCTGCATACATGCTGTCCTGTATGATGATAGTACGTATTATACGACAGGTTAGAAGGGAAATTGAATCATTTTGTCCGGTTTATTCCACCATCATTTTGTGGTAGCTATTTTCGATCTTTTGTTAGTACTTTATGTCTTATAGATAAAACgtttgtattgtattttatGTGACTGTTTGTATGCATAATCGAATAATTAAACATAACACTCTTGTATGgaattattttcttatttctggAATAATTCAATCAtgacataaaaaaatacctcTGATGGGCACAAATTTTGTGGCAAATGGCTTAAGAACATGAGcagattgttttttgttttaaatgtttatatAATAGGAAATATAAGGTGTTTATTGCTTAATGTtacatatatttatttaattatttcactCTCCAACGGCTACAATATGTCTCATGCGGACATTATCTCCCAGTACCCTGAATAACTTAGAAAATGCAGTCTTAGTCAGTATGTTTATTCTAGAGATTGACCTAACTTTTATTGCAATAATCGAAAGCAATCGTCACCAATATTAGTAACGCATTTCCTGTGTGACATGACACAAAACTCCCGTTAAAATGTGCGGCCAGCTGTTTGTAGTAACGGtatttaaaaaacacaaaaaaaaacgtagcaAACGGTCACACCTCTCCTGGCCCACCGACGGCTCCAGACTGGAAGCCGTCAAAGTTTGCCGGCAGTTTGCGTAACACTTTGGTGCCGTCATCCAGAGGGGACAAAGTCGTTAAAGTGATTATGTGATTTGTTCCAAACCTCTACTatcaccccctccccccccccgccctgTCATCGTCTTCATTCCGATGCAACTTCCAGGCACGGCGTACGAACGTACAGTACAAGAAAGGTTGAACGGAGCAACgtacgtgtacgtgtgtatcGATTTTTGGAGCATACCGAATAGGCCGACCAATGTCGAATTGCATTTGCTTCCGAGGTTCGGGTCTGCCCGTCTCAAGTGGCTTATGGGAAGGTGATCTTTACCAGTGACCTCACACACTGTGCCGTGGTGGCTCGATTGCGGTAGACGGTAAAAGTGGATCGATAGTAGGTCTTATTATGATTCGGTGAAATTAGGAGGTCATTTTATTCACCTTTTCATTAATAGCTTGGACATTCGTAGAAGGGTGTAGAAGAAATTTCAAAAACTCGCTTTTAGTGatagaaaaatattaaattaataatatttCTATAAAGTGAAGTTTTATATAATAAATAAGTATCGTAAACTGGAAATTTAAAAGGATTTTCTTAGATAGCTTTCAAACTTTTGTTGTTGCCAACTAAACaatgtttgcaataaaaaaaatcataaaaggGGTCTAGGGTCTTTTGTGACATTAAAAGTTTATTGTTAACAACGAATTAGCTTTATCTTAGAAAAGAATTGAACTCGgaaaatgtagaaaaaaaaacaatagaagaaaatagaataataaatttaaaacaccGGAAATAACGTCGTTTTATTCCATGTTACATATTAACCAAATGAGTTTAGTGACACTTACTTAAAGCCTACCAATTtatctctctatttctctctctccctctctcacacacacacactcttatATACAACAGTTGACCTTCAACAAATGACCAACAGAGGAGAGGAGTGGCAGTAATTAATTGTTTCATCAAAATATACACGAAACACGCAAAACAGAAGCAGTACGACTGTTGTGCACAGAAATAGATACTGTTACAATGAGTAAGTAACAGCTCCCGTACCGGAACAATGCAATATCTGTACTTGGGTTATCATTCGTTTTACAGGGTTATTGCAGTGTTTGGTGGGACAGTTCCTTCACTCTTTCTTACGGGAAATTAACTTTATACGATGGGAATTTAACATCATAGGGTTTTGGACACAGGttccttggaaattcctatagCATTTGTCATAAAAGAGTGCAATAGAGTACTATGAGAATCCCTGAAAACccctgaaaacccctgtaattgttgttggtttgttgttaTGCTTGCAATAAGCATGacaatgtatttttgtttattttctttgttaCATACAATAACGTATTGTAAAATACTTAAGaatataatgtaataaaatattataatacaataaatagaataaaacattaggttcaaattgaaataattgccaaaagtttattttctttgtaaaaaaaatatgctcaATTTACCAaacaccaggcgtctccatggaatccttttacaaaaaaaaacacaaaaacaatattCCGGTACTGCCGGATAGCTTTTCCGAACACACCTGCAACCGTACCGGgcgtcagcagcaacagggcGATAATGGTCGGGTCATTATCGCCTACCAGATCGCCCAGGGGCCCCCCTAGAGCAGGCAAATCGAATGCTTGTCGATTTTCCAAAAGCCGCCACCACCCCGTGATACCACCGtctgccggtgccggtgctcCTAGCTTTGTTTATGTtgggattttatttttaacaaattgcGTACATTTTATCATCAACCGAAGTGTTTTCCCCTGTTTTATTATACCAGCAGCGTGCGTGCCTGCGTGCGTACCGTTCGTGCAGCGGCGTAACAAGTGCTCTCCGGGCGGAAAGGAAACGtttaaacaaaaccaaaaatttCACGAAACGGAAACACGATCCGGCGAAAAGTTTGCGCTATTTCGTGTGCGGGGAATTGCGGCGCACTCTTCGtattcttttctcttttttttttaacgcgGTACTGCATTTTACACTGGAGCGGCGGATTGGTGCCTTTCGACCTTACCCACCCTAATGCGGGCTACGGAAGCCACCCATAAATCTTTCGCTTTATTGATCCGCTTGCCATAAAGAATTTCGCAAGTTGATGTGTTGTTGATGATTTTGATGGTGTTTGCTCATTTTTTTCCCCGTTCGGAAAGTGAAgcggaagggaaggaaggatATGCCATGCAAAAAATGTGCACACTTTTTGACACAACTCCGAATGTTCACAACCCGTTGGAATGTTTTACATTGGCTGGAAAGTGTCTGTATGTTTTCGCTCTTCCCGGTACGCGCGggagtgtgttttgtttgtgcgatTCTCTGACCTTGAGATGCTTTTCTAATTTTGGACAGTTGCATATTTACGGCAACTTTTTCCATCGATCgctcatttcattttttattcgaaaatGTGTATGTTGATATAGTAAACGCAGTGGGAAATTGGTCTATTTGCAACATTTCAATATTGCGGGAAATATTTGTATGAGTGCTATTTTGTTAAATCATTTCTTGCAGCGGCATTCTACTCCGTGCATAAAGCTAAGGTTATTGATTAAACAAAGGGCttacatttaaatttaaatttgctaTTGCGATACTAACCAAACACCAGTATGTCAAGAACTTGGAGCGTCCACCGTACTCCGTCGGTCGCATCATCTTCGGCATGTCGAGATCATCCGGGATGTGGACGAAAAAGCGATCGAAGTAGATCGCGTACCCGTACTGCCCGAACGCGATCAGATGCCACGTGATGACGAAGGCGGGCAGCTTGTACAGTTGCACGCTAGACATTCTGTCCGCTTTATGATACCCTTTGCGTAATTACACGGCTGTTGACACTAAAGAACACCTAACCACTTcaaaaacagaataaaaaaaaacacgtttcgTCGAAAAATACGGATAAGGAAATGTATCGCAGCAGTACGCACAGCTGTTTTCGTGTCTGTTTGGACCAATGCTACCCCGTCTGCTCGTTATCTTGCGTATCTTTCCACTGCACTTGGAACTTACTACAAAAGAGGATACACCTACACGGAAGGGCAGCAACGGCTCATTAGGAGCGTACAAAATAACATACAATTTGTTCACTtccagcacacacgcacacaaagtGGAGCTGATTGTTTTGTTCACTTTGACCACTTGCCACACGCAACCGTAAGATGAGGGAGAAACTGCGACCAGacaaaacaggaaaaagggaaacaatttTTTCACTGTAACATAATTCCTTATGCCGATGATGCGGTCACGAAATGCGGttgggttgtgttttttttctccctttcaaAAGGCCACAGAAACGTCTGCGCGGAAGTTCGAAATTTCGAGGCACAGCCACACGGTGACGTTTGATTACTGACTGCCCCCCCCCCAAGTGAGCTGGGAcggatgcagcagcaaaaggacTGGATGTaaaggaaagcaaagcaaGCTTTGTCTTAGTTTTCActctttgttttgtgtgctggGAGCGTATTATAAACTCTCTTGCAGTGCTTAATAGTGGGAATCTGCTTGCGTGTTGGTATTGGAGAGGGTGCTACACGTGCTTTAAGGTTGATGAGAAATGGATACACTTCACCAACTTCACTTTTTTTATCACATTTCAATGGCACCCTTTGGGAATtggagtaaaattaggccagCGACAGAACTGCTGGCGTCAGCACACTTTAATAGAACACTCACGCTGCTTTCAACTTTCACCTAAAAACCTGTACGTATTATGGAGAACGAACACCACTGTCGACAGCACGCGAATGAATGAGCGTGATGTTGGGTGAACAGCGCGCAGCGTGCAGCTACACAGTTGGGAATGGTAGTGCACAttgatgtgtgcgtgagtgttgGTTGCCATGAAAATGAAGAGCAAATGacacgaaagagagagagagagagagagagtgaatgagttagagagagggagataggCAAAAAAAATGCGCAACCATTGCGCTCTTGCTGCGTGGAATGAAGTGATGGAGGCGCCCCGTACTTCCTTGATGGtctcacatttttgggaaggtgAGCGAAGATGACACTTTTGCCATTAAATATACATATCGTGCGTGAGAAGGCAAGAGTGGAAACAGCACTCAGCGCAGCTGTTGTGCAGTAGCGGCAGCAAATGAGAGAATTTTGGCCATAGCGCAGAACGGAGCGTGTATGTTCACGCATTTACCGCGCTTCGTGTGTTTCATATCTGATTgtatttgaaatttgtttgtttgatggttattttgaaaacaattcATGTAACAATACATTAAAGTATTTAATTACTTAATAAGAGGGAATAATGCAGATTTTCTCATCAGCTCTTATAGCTTGCCAATGTATTTAGTTGCTCAtcaaatgtacttttaaaCGGGTGCTATCTTAAATTTAAAAGATTGTAGAAATTTAATGAGATTTTGTTTCATCCCACCCAAGAAAGCTAAAATCCCACACATACATGCgaaaagctaaaaaacaaaaaaaatctagcTTTTTTGAATTTATACTTTCTTCATTCCATACATCTCTTCGTTCATTCCAGAGGCGTCAAACTCTCATTTTTTCTCATCTGTTGAAATCTTTCAAAATCTCTTATCGTCTATACTAGTGATGGTAAAATGAAGTTTTCATCGgtatcgattccggctagcttcgaagttttctggaatttaTACCGGATAGTAGGCCCGGTACCAGTTTCCGGAATGGATTCCAGAATTGGCTCCataatcggaatcggctcggCTTCGGCATCTCCATGAGAAgagacgtttgacgtttgacgtttgggATGCTACATATTGATAgccaatcaaaatttactaaTAAACGATCcgttctcatggagattcccggactgatttcgctactgaaacttcttatttcaattcaggaactgattctcattctgGAGCTAATAccaattctggagtcaattctgattcttTTACCGGaacaaattgcgattcccaggtcgaTTCTGAGTGGAAATCGATTTGGAGCCGACTCTAATTCCAAAATCTATTCCGATTCCCGAATCGGcaccggagtcaactccggaatcggctccggaatcggctccagaatcggaatcggattcgGAATTGATACGGAATGCAGAATCGGTATCAGGTAGGTCCGTTTCcaagctcccaccactagtctATACCATTTTTTACTAAGTTACTTTTTTAGTATCGTATAAACCAAAAAATGTTTACTAAATATCATTTTTTCCTTATGAATATTTCTTATAAATAAACTTGTAAATAATGTTTGCCAAAAAGGGTAATAAATATTCGAACTTACCAAATTCCAGTAGGTTAGAAATATGACCCGTCCCTTCAGCGGGAGTGGAAACTTTTCACTAGCGGCCAACAAGCTCCCGACTTCCTCCAACCCTGCCAGATTCTTATCAGTGTAGACAAAATCGTAGTACATAGCAAACACTTCCGTTAGGAGCATTATGCTGTACGAGAGCCTACGTCGTACTGTGGTTGTtttgaaagctttcaaacAGTCATCCATAATAATATATCCTTCTTTGTACATTTTAAACGAACAAAAATTGTATTCTTGCAATATAAAGTCGAACTAGTCAGGCGGTTCCGGAGTTTACGTTTTGATCGTCAAGGCAAAGCTCAACAACTGATCGTATGTATGGGAAGCTTTTCTCTTACTTAGTAACAATATTGAAACCAGTTGCGTGAGTGCAGTCTATTACGCTGCACTATGATGATGgttgcatttgttttgccTTGAACCGTTGCATTTCACCTGCACGCTGCCCGAGGCACGATCATTGCTCGATCAGTGCTTTAAAACGAGCAAGTTAAACGATTTTCAGCGGTTACAATGTCAACATAGCACTGTTAGATATTGAATCGTTGTATAGGTACAGTTTACGAATAAATATGAAGTATATGGTAAGTGTATTATGTGTCtaatataattatattatataatttatattatttaatacgcttaacataaaaatatttgtattgAGAACATTGACACTGCTTACTGtacaaatattattattattattatgcgAGTTTGTGCACACTACgcttaaaaaaaacccatagtGAAGAATAATTTCGTCATACGCCTCCCAGACGATTCTATCTTGCCACGCTTATCTATATGATTCATTTGCAGCACGAACGATGGAAGCCACGGACCGACTTTGCATCATTCCTCCGAGCGAGTGGATAGAACTTCGTGAGCTCTATCGCCTCAACTGGCCGGAACATCATGTGGCCTACGCAACGGTCGACAACTTCATCCGGTGGTACGAAAAGGATAGTGGCATTAAAAATCTCACCATTTACTGTTTGAATGGCAGCTGGCGAGAGGATGGAACTTACTTAATACTGGTACGTTACAGCTAACGAGCTACCGA
This sequence is a window from Anopheles merus strain MAF chromosome 3R, AmerM5.1, whole genome shotgun sequence. Protein-coding genes within it:
- the LOC121597557 gene encoding androgen-induced gene 1 protein-like isoform X1, which produces MAKSKSSDGYQRGVYGALRTLMHFIVAVQFSYGIYYDFTYVHFPPGMLRPGGEFGGKLKFLTVWDAILQAVYFTICLLNDFIGTNEVAPKRMPLIRKLKDYMLAAFAFPVALNVGVTFWTLMAIDRELVFPKALDAVFPGWLNHVMHTNIVIFMVIEICTSFRQYPSRKAGLTGLGIFMASYLGWLHVVRHFGGIWVYPVLDVLNLPQRILFFAVSLGFCVGLYLLGEFFNNLIWTKELKQLRAATAGGAMSQPMVLDEASTKLDTINIV
- the LOC121597557 gene encoding androgen-induced gene 1 protein-like isoform X2; the encoded protein is MSSVQLYKLPAFVITWHLIAFGQYGYAIYFDRFFVHIPDDLDMPKMMRPTEYGGRSKFLTYWCLILQAVYFTICLLNDFIGTNEVAPKRMPLIRKLKDYMLAAFAFPVALNVGVTFWTLMAIDRELVFPKALDAVFPGWLNHVMHTNIVIFMVIEICTSFRQYPSRKAGLTGLGIFMASYLGWLHVVRHFGGIWVYPVLDVLNLPQRILFFAVSLGFCVGLYLLGEFFNNLIWTKELKQLRAATAGGAMSQPMVLDEASTKLDTINIV